In Centroberyx gerrardi isolate f3 chromosome 7, fCenGer3.hap1.cur.20231027, whole genome shotgun sequence, the sequence TCTTTGCCACAACCTAACGTTACAACCAGATTGTACACAATCATCATGGCGACCCAGGATGGTGGGTATTGAGAAAATATAGTTGTATTTCCTTCCTAACTATCGTTACATTGCGCGTAAACACTTTTAATGAAGTAACCCATGTTGTTAATTGACATGTCAATATAATACGCCATTAATGTGGTGTAAGTCAAATTCACATTTGTCCGTAATATTTAAATGTTCAGCCGTgttgtaacgttaacgttaacgcaTGCTAACATCAGTTAGCAAGATAGCTAGAAAATATAAGATTCGTTTCTTTTCTCAGGCCGCGCCGTAGTGCATCCCAGCACACCTATCCTGAAATGTGATAGATACTGGCCAGTGCAAGTTCAATCTTAACATTATGATTACTGTCTGTATGTCAAGCAGTTGTTTTAATAGTCCTTCGCTTTATGTCTAATAGCTAACTAACGTTTGGTAGCTGGGCTGGCTAGTTATTGGTTCGGACATGTGACGTTATTTTGCCCTTATCATCGAAAATGAACAAACCTTAAGCTAACGTTATATTGGAGATTCGTGTAGCAACCGACAGCACAGCGTTTTTGCTTTTAGCATTATGTCAGCATTTTCCTGAATTGCCGATTTCGGGTTAGTTACCCAAGATTTGTCCTCATTATTCATCACTAACGTAGCTAATCAATGTTAGCTTTGTTGGAGACCAAAGTTAGCTGCTTTAACCAATGTCAGGTTTAACTTGTTTAACTTTAGCTGTTAATTAGCTAATATGAATAGGTTATGAACGGACCTTGCCAAAGACGAACTAGCAAGCTACGTTGCATTACAGCTTGGTTTATCAACATTGTGTCAGATTCTGGGAGCGGatataatgttagctaacgttaactagttAACGCTGCAAACTGGACCAGATCATTTTCTAATCTGCCACACAAAGCGAAGAGTTTAGTGACGTTGGCCAGTTACGTTAGCGCAGACCAGAGGTGACTTCCTGGTATATCTTGGGAAACTACCGGAGATACCATGGACATTTGATAGTGCTGCCATGAAAGGGTGCATGAGATTCATAAAGTTGACATATTATACATAATATGATTTTCAGTGAACTTGTTTTTTACATGAGTTAAATGTCTTTTACTGAGATTCGTTAAGCATTGCATTTGACAACATAATCAAATATATTATGGCAatgaaaaaatggcaaaaatactCTTTATATCTGGAGCTGTAGTCCAGAGTCCGACACAGCCTGGTATAAACTAAGACTGGGTCTAGTTGTGACTCAGCCAACAGCAATAACAAAGAGGTGGCTGTGTCCAAGTCCTGTAGAAAGTATTAGttgagaccaaaacctcaatAGTAAGGAAATCTTTCAAAATTGTTATGATTCCAATACTCAGCAAACTATTGCAGCACATTATGCCAACGGCTAAATGTAGACTGATCTGCCTTCTGTTTGTCATGATTTTTTATGATGTATTTGCCTTGGTTTCAGGCAGAAATGGGAACCCCAAGTCAGATGTCTGAGCAAAAGTCTAGGATGAATTGTCAGAGGCTTAGACAAGATCAAGACTTACAATAGTGCGGTCTCCACAGTAGTTACATGACCAGACCCAAGTATACAGCACTGTTTCTGTTCATTCTGATTTTTAAGAATTACTCTATCGGTATCAGAATAGGTTTGCTATCATTATCCATCTATCTAGCTTAAAGTCATAGGGAAATGTCATtttgatggtgtcttgcttctgtaattcaaTGTATTTTCAGTGAAAACCAGATGCTGCGGCAGGAAACATTGCTGGGAGGCACTGTTCATTGCATACACGTATCACCATCAGGTgtcagctctttagtgaacactcTCAAGTCATTTGACCCTGCCACACTGGCTGTGTACTGTTTTATCTGACAGCCGCCTCCCAAGAGCGTCCAGCATTAGAACTTGCCAAGGTCCAATTCTGATCTGACTGGTGCTAGCGCTCAATCTGCTCTGAAATGAAATAACCTACAACACATTACTCCTAGTAGCCTATTATACAATTGTTGTAACCCATATCCTATATTGGCATCCATCCATGGAGATGTGGTGATTCGATTCAAGTCCTAAAATGGTAATAACAAAGGCATTTCTTTCTATGGGGCCTAAGTTTCACTGTTGGGATCCCTCTTCCTTTTATAGCCCACTTCCTGCCTGTTGTCTTGGCATTCTAGGCTAAGATCATTTCTAAAAATGTCTCAGACTGGAACCACTGCACATAGGTTATTCAGCTGTCATTTgtatttgattgatttttaaaGACAGAAGAAGTCACAGGTTATGGGACTGACAGAACAATATATTTAGTTAAAGGTTTTGGGTAAGTAACTAGCTTAgctaaatgtttcataatgtgtagCTTACATACGTAAGAGTATATGTATTCAAATGCATTCAAACAGTATTACACATGCATAATGGATAGAGAATAGCAGATCGCATTAGAAAAATGGATAAGATCCTCTAGTAACATAAGTTAAAGTTGGTGTATTCTGTGTAGGAAGTACAGCATCACAGTCACAATGCTAATGGCCTGTCTTTGGTGTAATGTTAGGGTGATATTGACATTCATATTGATGTAAACTTGGGCTACACCATTATGAGAGCTACCAGCGTAGCACTCAGCAGCTGCATGGAATTTCATGTAATAGATCTAAAactttttttatgctttttcagGAAGTGAAGAAGTCATAATGGAAACCGAGGCAAAGCCAAAagaagctgaagctgaaccACTATGTGAAAATGCCGAAAAAGGCGACCCAGGAAATGTGTCTGACGCAGATGGGGGAATCGCCACAACTCAGGACTCTAGTATTAGCAATGGAGATGATGCAGATGATAAGCAGGAGATGGTGGATCTGAAGATTATCTGGAACAAGATTAAATATGACCTGAAAATTCCCATTGATAGCACCGGAGCCAAACTGAAAGACAGCATCCACTCACTCACTGGTAAGTGCAGCCAATAGTTCAAACCTCCTCAATCTAAATAGCCTAGTGGTTGTTATTAATTACCCAGGCAAAAGACTTGGACCCAATGCCAGTTTCTCTCCTGTTATTAGGTCTTCCACCGGCAATGCAGAAAGTGATGTACAAGGGATTACTTCCAGAGGACAAGACGCTACGTGAAATTAAGATTACAAATGGTGCAAAAATAATGGTGGTAGGATCTACAATAAATGATGTATTAGCTGTGAATACACCCAAAGAGGCAATTCAGCAGGAAGTCAAagctgaagaaaacaaaaaagagccTTTATGCAGGCAAAAGGTAAGGTTTATTAAATTTACAcagaatacaataaaatatttatggGATTTTTGAAGTTGTGATGTTGAACCTGCACTGTTGTTTCAGCAACACAGGAAAGTCTTGGACAAAGGTAAACCAGACGACATAATGACAGCTGTTAAAGGAACAAAGGTGAGAggaaaaattattattatttgtttatgttttgtaatgactGCCAAAGCAGCACAAAGCTGTTATCACAAATGTGTTGACTCTGCTGAACCTAGTATTGGACACAGTGACTAACGAATGACTACCAAGAGCTTTCTCATTTGTCGAACAGGAACGTTTACCAACAGTGCCTTTATCCGGAATGTTTAACAAATCCGGGGGAAAAGTTAGACTCACTTTCAAACTGGAGCAAGATCAGTTGTGGATTGGAACAAAGGGTGAGATGATGGCCGGCCTCAATTTGCTGAACTCACTGCAAGTACAAAGATGCTGATATAAAATTCTCTTCATCTTTGTGTATTCTCCTCTACAGAGAGAACGGAGAAAGTCCCAATGGGCTCCATAAAAAACGTAGTGACTGAACCCATTGAAGGCCATGAGGACTATCACATGATGGTAACTTTTCTTGCTGCTAACTGCATGTCAAAGTTATCACTTTTTTTATGAAAAATCAAAACACCCACTGCATTCAAACCAACTACAAGTATTCAGATTGGTTAAGTCACTAAGCAAAATGAAGCCAGTTGAGCATTTGAAAATGAAGTTCATATGATAATGTGTTGCTGATGAACAGACCAGGGGTCCAGGTGTGGTTGTTCACATTCAGTACACTCAACAAAATTTATACTCAGTTGTGCTTTGTCTATAAATTGCCATTGTGCAAGTAAATAGCAGGGAGTCGTTCACAAAGGTCACAGTTTGGTATGCATCATGGTGATGGAGTCATGGTTCGCTATGTTTTTGCTATGGGGAGAGACATCAGTTTTTATGTATTGTGTAAAATGGCAAAGTTATCtaacaatttttaaaatttcattttcaatgagataGAGGTGTTGTGAAATTATGTAGTTTCTATTATGTGTTATAAAAGCATTGATATAACGTTCATACAATTTTAGGAGAGTGATTCAAAGCTCAATTCAGAATGGTATCGTTTGAATAATTAAGTCCTATTTGAACTGGATTAGTTTTACTGGAGGAGGTCCTATAATTATCACCAACAGCATCTGTAATTTGTATCCAGTACACTGATGCCACGTCCAGAGCCTATTTTCACTCAAGTTTACACTTGCGCTAGCTGAGGTTCACTAACGTTGcttgtttgatgttttgtttgtttcatgacACAGATTAGGAATACATTTTTCCTGTCATAAaaatacttctttttttttaaatgtctagtaggtgaaagtgaaagtaatctgacattttttctattgtattctattcacCCCCGGCAGACCTAGCATTGCAGTCAATTCAATTGCAGTCAAGTCAGTTCTTTTCTGTGGTGTATAACCACTGAAAATACATGTGAACCAAGCTCACTTAACACGTCACTTTCCTCAGTTTGTGACGGCCCACAAGTGATTAGTCAGGCGTTCGCAGCACTAGGCATGATTAAACTAAAAGTGAATCCTGTTCATGTGCGTCCCAAACAGAGCGTGGCACAGCTATCTCTTTCATTGCAGTGACAAGTGGCCAACTGTACAGAAACTGTTTGCTGTGATTCTTAATAGTAGGAATAATGTGTCACTGCAGCACTACAATGCTGTTTGACGTCACTGTCTAGGCAAACATTTTATCAGTGATAAGCACTCTCAGCAGCAAAATGGAGTACTTCAGAAGGTTTTTGGCTGTATAAGGTCTTGGAATGTCTTAACTATTTCAACTTTAAATAAGAAGAGTGAAGTTAaagaatttattttaaaattacTTTTGAAAAGCCATTTTATGTAGCCTAGTATGGTCTTTGCCGAAATAGTTAGGTTGCACCGAAATGGGGGGaccatgtgtgttttaaaaaaaaaaaaaaaatacatgaaaaaaagcTATAGTTCAGTCAGCCTCAAAACAGTTAAGTCAATATGGCTATAAATATAAAAACCCTTAAATGTATTATGTTCCAAAAACATATGATTCTCAAGATTTACAGACAGCAGTATTGCTGAATATGAGGCTTATCAATCACTTAAATTAATGATCAAAGTGACATCAGCAAAAATTCCAGGAAAGCCATTATTGTAACATTAATTtacacattacaaaatacatttaGGGTTGCTAAAGTGGGCTATAATatgatacagtatatctaaTTAAGGTCTCTGGTTGCTTGGTACCATAGCAAACATGAGATGAGTAAAATGATAACATCCTGAAATACAAGATGCAATCCTGCATGTACAACTGACATTTTATTAATGTACATCGTataagtatcacattattaaaaTATTATCATTTAATGTATTGGGGAATTACTTGCATCATCAGGGCTTTGAAATTATTTAGTATagatgtatatacagtatatatatacatatattgttgttgttggttctGCAATTTTTCCTCTAAATTGTCTTACAATTACAATTGTCTTAACTGGCTTAACATTAAATGATTTTAAACTGTTTAAAATGTAACTTGTTAATACCCGCGGATGCCCTGTGTGTTTGATTCACATTTAACACCTATGTTGTTTTTTATAGACTTATATTTTCTAGAACTGTTAACAGCTGTGTGACCATTTGATGTTCTTACCCGTGTTTCACTTTTGTAGGCATTTCAGCTGGGTCCGACAGAAGCTTCTCAATATTGGGTCTACTGGGTGCCTGCACAGTTTGTCGATGCAATCAAAGACACAGTCCTTGGAAAATGGCAGTATTTCTAATGTGCCTCTATTTTTGACAATGACGAACTGGGATTGAGAAGAGGAGCCGATGAAAAATGAAACTGGAGACAACAGTGAGGCTTAAGGAACTTCTTGGAATATGTTAGAAGGAAACTGAAGGATGCCTGTGGACTAATCATATTCTTTTTAGGTTAAAAGTGCACTATGTGGCAGCATCACATCTCTCAGCCCAGTTGATCATTCAAGGTTTTCAGCAAATGCAagggaaaacaatgaaacaattgTACAGAAATTGCTAACACTTTTCCTCAGTTATTCTTAAAGAAATAAAACTTATTTAAGGAAATGAATGCACTAGggcattttttgtttgtcttgtctgtTCACTGTAAAATCCCCCCAAATGTTGTCAACGTTAATTTTAGCTCCATGTTGGTTCCCTAATTTTGGCTGAGTGAATATCATGATTTGAGGAACCCTGAAACATTTCTTGCTCATGACAATATCTTCATAAAATAGAAATATGCATAGCTGTTGATAAGAATGTATCTGATGAATCTTGTCTGTTGGAGTACCAGCACTTATTTTCATCAGTATTCTCAGAGGTTGTCTTCATAACAGGAAGATAAAAACAGGCAACTGGGAGCTGTCTAGATGTTGAAAACTTCAAACTAAGTGTAGGAAGTTAATTTCTGCATAGAGATCTGTTAAACACAAAGGTTATGCATCATAGTTGGGTTGGGCTCATTACTTGTGTCAGGAGAGGGCAGCACAACTTCCCCTTGCCATATCAGCTGCAATAATGCACTAATGGCTTTCTGCTGATGGAGCATGTTATCTCCTATTTTCgaaccacatttttcttctgcAAGACGAATATCCATAACCTAATGACAGCAGGCATTTAATCTGCTGAGAGGGGAAGTAAATATTTTTGAAAGGATAGTTCCACAGCTTAGAAATGGAGACCTATGCCAGTGATATTACacttcatattatattataatacaCTACTAAATTGTGCGTGCCTTGGATCAATGTGCAGGTTAGTCCTAAAGTTGGTCTGtttgggatttttttatttttgagtaaTCACTTATTGTTGGATAAGAAAACCAACCAATACCAATTTATCATCTTCCATTGTTTACTGCAAAAACCTTTACTCTTGAACCGATTTGATTCAGTATGCAAGATCCTGCACTGACACTTGGCATGCTGCTTCGTGGCTGAGATAATGGAAATAAGCCCCATTTTCTGCTTCACAAACCCAGATCAAACTATCACAATATGCCAACCTCTGATCTAACATTTAGAGGATATATCTAACACTATTGGCAGATCCATCGGCAGCCCATGGATCAAAACATCTCTACTGGAGTTAGACTGCAACACAGAGAAATGCTGAGTAAAATCTCTGGAATTGTATTGACCATAGACGCATTTAACACCTATTTCTATCACAAGCCTTATGGAGCTATTAATAACATGTTACCAGCATGAATAACCTGTTAGTGTTTGACATTTTACTGTATCAATTGCAGTCTCTTAGATGTTGACAGACGCTCCCATGATTTCCATATTgttgaagaaaacaaaagtttGGCCTATGTTGATTGCAAATTTCTCATAGGTGTAACTGTCTCTGTATCATCCCTTTTAGAATATCAgtcaaaaaagtcattttcactTAATGTTTTAAACAACCATTGCTTCCTATATATCTCATATATCTATGTGTTTGTCTTAATTTTCTGCCCAAATTTATATTTCTGGTTTTGAATTCATTTTACTTAAAGATTTTACATCTCGGCTTTTCTTatcaatatatcactgtgaAATTAGAGGCATGACTTTGCCATTACAACAGTAGCCCCGATGATTTACCTCTGATTCATTTGGTCAAATTTGGGAGTCCTTGAGCTCATTTACCTTTAGCCATTACACATCACAAGCAAACATGCCAGTGAAGACCAGTCCACAGGAGATACAGAATATCTAGCACTGAATGctgttttcacatttcatttggCAGATAACATCCTGCATGGGACTTTTAAAGGGAGACACCActcaaaaaatgtaaaaaaaaaaaaaaaagttgcatgcAGTGTCCTGCCCCTGACAATTGTTCATAAAGACGTTGACTAAAAAGACTATAGAACATGACAAAATGCAAATAGTTTTCAACTTCTTTGAAGCGACTGTATATGGCTTtttgtctcccctctctgtgaTGGATTGGCATTATTTAATCCCCACCAAATAGGAGATAGATGAAAATGAACATCTAGAACATCATCTATGCAACCAATACTTCATCCAACCAAGCCTTTTGTTGAATAGGACCTTACAGTATTAAAGAACATATTTGGCATCAGTTGTTTTCTTGATAAACATGAAGTGAAGAAGTCTTCCTCCCCAGGGATTCAGAAGTTATTTCTACCGAAGAGTGTTGTATTTACAACCCAATTCTGGATTGCGCACCAGTTCTGTACCCCAGTTTTGCTCATTTTGTTGGAAGTAGATTAAAGATTAAAACAACAAGCTACAAAAGTGCTGTTGTAATAAAATGCTTTTTGCAACCAATTGTTTGGATAATGAAAGATGCTAAGTATGAAAGTTGATATGATAGTTgtttaatatttttttgtcaatttgtTGGATTTTGCCACTGAAATATGAGTACATATATGTTTATATTATGAAACATTATTCAAACCAATTTGATAAGATTCACAGTCACACTTCTATTTAAAAAGTTCCCAGTTTAGCCACTGATGGTGGGAAATGAGACACTATGGTTTGTCTTACCCTGTCTTACCtctgatctatctatctatctatctatctatctatctatctatctatccatttttgtttcttgtttgcttttgtttgtttcccccCTAACCCAAACAGCTTCAGTGGTTAAAACTGAAAGTAAACAGTATCTCTGATTGTTTACCAGAGGAATCTAATGCATTATGCATACTGTCACATTCTTACAGCTTCTAGTTGACAGGAGTAACATGTGATCCAGTCCCTTTATCTCTAACAGCTGATGTGTAAATAAACCTGCCCCCTCTGCCcaccatacatgcacacacacacacacacacacacacacacacctctgattCAATTCCATTGGTGAGTTCCATGTTGCCCTTTACAGATATTTGGGTCAAATCCAGCCACAGGCTTTTTCTGCtggacaatatactgtatgtttcaaaAACAGGTATGCCATCAGTCATTTTAACTAAATAATTCAGCAGTAAATAGTCcgcaaaaaacaagaaaatatttaATAGTATGAGTATTAGTAAATGTATCTGCTATCTGAGAGACCTTTCAATTTTCAGATACTCAAAAATATATGTGGTGGTTTTGTGAGTTCATCCTGAAAAGTATATCTGCAAATATGATTCATCAAAAGTACTGAATCATCTCAATCATAAATCAGACAATAATAAATGGATAGACAG encodes:
- the ubfd1 gene encoding ubiquitin domain-containing protein UBFD1 — its product is MATQDGSEEVIMETEAKPKEAEAEPLCENAEKGDPGNVSDADGGIATTQDSSISNGDDADDKQEMVDLKIIWNKIKYDLKIPIDSTGAKLKDSIHSLTGLPPAMQKVMYKGLLPEDKTLREIKITNGAKIMVVGSTINDVLAVNTPKEAIQQEVKAEENKKEPLCRQKQHRKVLDKGKPDDIMTAVKGTKERLPTVPLSGMFNKSGGKVRLTFKLEQDQLWIGTKERTEKVPMGSIKNVVTEPIEGHEDYHMMAFQLGPTEASQYWVYWVPAQFVDAIKDTVLGKWQYF